A region from the Camelus ferus isolate YT-003-E chromosome 1, BCGSAC_Cfer_1.0, whole genome shotgun sequence genome encodes:
- the SAMD7 gene encoding sterile alpha motif domain-containing protein 7, with protein sequence MINPMMAVNPLLTASGQQRIPLVPSPFEPPSVDRDLLPPTVAPTDPRQFCIPSQFGSSAVPNANVPNMLSSHVYSGWGILPPESIKAMARRNEMIQRQHTARMEMEMHAIYQQRRIEKVNSKRLVGLGMPFLCGPSTPAGPATYHGRGVLPAGDLHFHRSTLRNLQGNPMVMATSPRFLESWGQKCRRLKRGTGSQKVLDSDTENSKSQVEEKPIGQTHTVPYEEDDYAKDPETDPLSNQKLGEAIEKPATALANTCGELEPGHGKPWGAHGTPLEEKAWADGKEKPSEQVFAACVEKNGVSPPAPRPSLPGTHVLLTIKEDLSLDEDIQKWTVNDVYNFISGLPGCSDYAQVFKDHAIDGETLPLLTEEHLRSTMGLKLGPALKIQSQVSQHMESMFYKKSLSLPTHTKQAFNQPADIVPTFGS encoded by the exons ATGATAAATCCAATGATGGCTGTGAACCCTTTATTGACAGCATCAGGGCAGCAGAGGATCCCACTGGTTCCTTCACCATTTGAACCTCCAAGTGTGGATAG AGATTTATTGCCTCCCACTGTAGCTCCAACTGACCCAAGGCAGTTTTGTATTCCTTCCCAATTTGGATCCTCTGCTGTACCAAATGCAAATGTGCCGAACATGCTGTCCAGTCACGTCTACTCAG GTTGGGGCATTTTGCCACCAGAATCCATAAAGGCAATGGCTAGAAGGAATGAAATGATTCAAAGGCAGCATACTGCCAG gatggaaatggaaatgcatGCCATTTACCAGCAAAGGAGAATAGAGAAAGTTAATTCCAAGAGACTAGTAGGCCTAGGGATGCCATTCCTCTGTGGCCCCAGTACCCCAGCTGGCCCAGCCACCTACCACGGCAGGGGCGTGCTCCCTGCCGGGGACCTGCATTTTCACAGGAGCACCCTGAGAAACCTTCAGGGAAACCCCATGGTAATGGCAACTAGTCCACGCTTTCTAGAGAGCTGGGGGCAGAAATGTCGTCGTCTCAAGAGAGGTACAGGGAGCCAGAAGGTTCTAGACAGTGATACCGAGAATTCCAAAAGTCAAGTAGAAGAAAAACCCATAGGCCAGACTCACACAGTTCCCTATGAAGAGGACGACTATGCAAAAGACCCAGAAACGGACCCTCTCAGCAATCAGAAGTTGGGTGAAGCCATTGAAAAGCCAGCTACAGCTCTTGCCAACACCTGTGGAGAGCTGGAGCCCGGCCACGGAAAGCCCTGGGGAGCTCATGGCACTCCCCTGGAAGAAAAGGCCTGGGCTGATGGGAAAGAGAAGCCTTCAGAGCAGGTGTTTGCAGCCTGTGTTGAAAAGAATGGGGTTTCCCCTCCAGCTCCTCGACCATCTCTCCCAG GAACACATGTGCTGCTTACAATCAAGGAAGATCTATCTTTGGATGAAGATATTCAGAAATGGACCGTGAATGATGTATACAACTTCATCAGTGGCCTTCCAGGTTGCTCAGACTATGCTCAG GTATTTAAAGATCATGCAATTGATGGAGAAACTTTGCCATTACTCACAGAGGAGCATCTTCGAAGCACTATGGGATTAAAGTTAGGGCCAGCACTAAAGATCCAATCACAg GTATCTCAGCATATGGAAAGTATGTTCTATAAGAAAAGCCTTTCACTTCCTACCCACACAAAACAGGCATTCAATCAACCAGCAGATATAGTCCCCACTTTTGGATCTTAA